The Meriones unguiculatus strain TT.TT164.6M chromosome 1, Bangor_MerUng_6.1, whole genome shotgun sequence genome has a segment encoding these proteins:
- the LOC110542067 gene encoding protein S100-A13-like isoform X2, with amino-acid sequence MASEPLTELEEAIETIKETYHTYTVVGDRGYHLNFKVFKKLVTQELPHFLKCSRACEDNVKLPSIPCEYSLRKGLLQQRMWAL; translated from the exons ATGGCATCAGAGCCCCTGACTGAACTGGAGGAGGCCATTGAAACCATAAAGGAGACATACCACACTTATACAGTGGTGGGAGACCGAGGTTACCACCTGAACTTCAAAGTGTTTAAGAAACTGGTCACCCAAGAGCTGCCTCATTTTCTCAAG TGTTCCCGGGCCTGTGAGGATAATGTGAAACTACCATCCATTCCCTGTGAGTATTCCCTTAGGAAGGGGCTCCTTCAACAGAG